The sequence CCGTGAAAGGGCGGTGTCCTAGGCCTCTAGACGATAGGGACCTTGTTCTTTGGTGGAGGTAAGCGGGATCGAACCGCTGACCTCTTGCATGCCATGCAAGCGCTCTCCCAGCTGAGCTATACCCCCGAAAGAGCGCGCATTATAGGTGGCCGTTTGAAAGCTGTAAACCCCTTTTTGATGCGATGTTCAAAAGTCCGGCGCATCAGGCAACACCTTGCCCGGATTCATCAGTCCACGCGGATCAATGGCGCCCTTGATGCGGCGCATCAAGCCGAGTTCGACCGCCGATTTGTAGCGCACGATTTCGGCACGCTTGAGCTGGCCGATGCCATGCTCGGCCGAAATCGAGCCGTCGAAGTCGGCGATGATGTCATGGACACAGCGGTTGACCGCCTCGGTCTGTTCAATCAGTGCGGCGTTGCTCTCGGCGTCGGCCGACGAAATGTTGTAGTGCAGGTTGCCATCACCCATGTGGCCGAACGCGACGATGCGCGCAACGGGAAAGCCGGTCGAAATGGCTTGCGCCGCGCGCACCAGGAAGTCCGGGATCGCACTGACGGGCAACGACACATCGTGCTTGATGCTCAAGCCTTCAATACGCTGCGCCTCGGAAATATTCTCCCGCAGCGCCCACAGGGCTTCACACTGCGCCTCGGACGCTGCAATCGCGGCGTCTTCCACCCAGCCCGCCTCGAAGGCATCGGCAGCGAGCCCTTCGAGCGCGGTGTCGAGCCGTGTATCGACGGCCACGTCGGACACTTCGAGCAGCACCGACCACGCTGCCGGCTGCGCCAGCGGTGCCCGCGCGCCGGGAATATGCCGCAGCACGACATCCAGCGCGCTGCGGCTGATCAGTTCGAACGCCGACACGCGCTCCCCCAGCCGGTCGCGCGCCGCGGCCAGGAGCTTCAGGGCCGCGTCAGGATCGACCACCGCCAGCCAGGCCACGGCGCGTTGTCTTGGACGCGGCATCAGGCGTAACGCCGCCGCGGTGATGACGCCGAGCGTGCCTTCGGCGCCAATGAACAGTTGCTTGAGGTCGTAGCCGGTGTTGTCCTTGAGCAGCGCGCGCAGGCCATTCCACACCGTCCCATCAGGCAAGACCACTTCCAGACCAAGCACCTGCTGGCGGGTATTGCCGTAGCGCAACACATGCACGCCGCCGGCGTTGGTCGCGATGTTGCCGCCAATCTGGCAGCTGCCTTCCGACGCCAGCGACAGCGGAAACAGGCGATCGACGTCAGCCGCGGCCTGCTGGATCTGCGCCAGGGTGCAGCCAGCGTCCGCCACCATGGTGTTGTCCACCGGGTCGACGGCCCGAACCGTTCTCATCCGATCGAGGGCAAGCACAATCACATGCTCGCCTTCGCGCGGGGTCGCCCCGCCGCACAAGCCGGTGTTTCCGCCCTGTGGCACAACACCAACGCCGCGCGCATGGCAGCACGCCATGACGGCGGCCACCTCGGCCGTAGCCGCCGGCCGCACCACCGCATGGGCGGTGCCGTGATACCGGCCGCGCCAGTCGGTCAGATACGGTGCCTGATCCTCGGCGGTGGTCAATACATGCGCCTGGCCCACGCACGCGACCAGCGCGTCGATCAATTCAGGCTGACTCATTGGGATACTCCTTCGTGGCCGAGCGCATAGCGGATGGCCGGCATCATCCGCGCGACAGCGGCTTCGCCTTCGGCTATGGTTTCTTTTGCCCGATGGTAGTCCATGGGCCCGACCTGGCCCACGCGTGGCGCGATCAGCACCTCTGCCGGTTCGCCCGCCAGGCGGCTGCGGGCAATCCTGACCTGCATGATGTTGATGCTGGCGTTGAGGACATCGAGCACGGATAGTTCGTCTTCATCGTTTCCGCCATTGAGGCCGAGACGATCCAGCAGGCGCTCTGCCCAGTTGCGATCTGCCGCTGGCTCCGGGGCCGGCTTCTTGCCATGCGGCAGGCGGCGCCTGGCGCGCCCGACGATATCCGAGCCCAGGTCGACGGCAATCACGATGTCGGCCCCCATGGCACGACACAGCGACACAGGCACGGGATTGACGAGCCCGCCATCGACCAGCACGCGGTCGTTCTCCGCTACTGGCGTAAACAGCCCGGGCATGGCAATCGAGGCACGCACGGCGCGGGCCACACTGCCCTCCTTCAGCCACACTTCGCGGCCGGTCCGCAGCTCGGTGGCCACGCAGGCGAACGGCAATTGCAGCTCGTCGAAGCCCAGGCCGGCGATTTCGCGCTCGAAGTAGTCGATCAGTCGGTCGCCCTTGATCAGGCCGCCTCTGAGGCTGACATCGAGAAAGGAGACGACGGTCTGCCAGCTCAGTTTTTCGACCCAGCGGGCAAGCTTTTCGAACTCGCCGGTCGCAGCTGCGGCGCCCACGAAGGCGCCGATCGAGCAGCCGCTGATGACGTCCGGGCGAATGCCCTCCCGCTCGAGCGCACGAATCACACCAATATGCGCCCATCCCTTGGCCGCACCACTGCCCAGCGCCAGCCCGAGTTTCGGACTGGCGCCGGCAGCGGCTCGGGAACTGAACTGATCGACTTCTTCCATGGCGAGCCTGTCTGACAAATAAAGGCTACGCCGCGTTGGTATCAGTTGCGGGCGTTGTCCGGCAACAGGTCGGCGTAGAGATCGTGAACATCGCAATCGGTGATGCGCACCCGGGCGAACTCTCCGATTTCGAGATGCTCTGCCCCCGGAATGTACACCACCCCGTCGATGTCCGGCGCGTCGCCCGGCGAGCGCGCGATTGCGCCGTCCTCATCGACATCATCAACCAGCACCGTCATCTCACGACCGATCTTGGCTTCGAGACGCTGCGTGCTGATATCTTCCTGGAAGGCCATCAGGCGCGCACGGCGCGACTCGCGCACCGCCTCGGGGACCGGGTCGGCCAGGGCGTTGGCGGCGGCACCTTCGACCGGCGAGTAGGCGAACGCGCCCACGCGATCGAGCTCGGCCATTTCGAGGAAGCGCAGCAGCTCTTCAAAGTCGGCCTCGGTCTCGCCGGGAAAGCCGGTGATGAAGGTCGACCGGATGGTCAGGTCGGGGCAGATGCTGCGCCATTTCTTCACCCGCTCGAGCACGTTCTCGGCGCTGGCCGGACGGCGCATGGCCTTGAGAATGCGGGCGCTGGCATGCTGAAACGGCACGTCCAGGTACGGCAGGATCTTGCCCTCGGCCATCAGCGGGATTAGGTCATCAACGCTGGGGTACGGATAGACGTAGTGCATCCGGACCCAGATACCAAGTTCGCCCAGCGCATTGGCCAGCTCGAGCAGACGGGTCTTGACCGGCTTGCCGCCCCAGAACCCGGTGCGGTATTTGACATCCACGCCATAGCCACTGGTGTCCTGCGAGATCACCAGCAGTTCCTTGACGCCGGCCTCGGCCAGCTTTTCGGCTTCGCGCAGCACGTCGCCAATGGGCCGGCTGACCAGATCGCCACGCATCGACGGAATGATGCAGAAAGTGCAGCGATGGTTGCAGCCTTCCGAAATTTTCAGGTAGGCGTAGTGCCGGGGGGTGAGCCGGATGCCCTGTGCCGGCACCAGATCCACGAACGGATCGTGCGGCTTGGGCACATGCGCGTGCACGGCCTGCATCACTTCGTCGGTGGCATGCGGACCGGTCACCGCCAGCACTTGCGGATGGGCATCGAGGATGACGTCGGACTTGGCGCCAAGGCAGCCGGTGACGATCACGCGACCGTTTTCGGCCAGGGCCTCGCCGATGGCGTCGAGCGATTCGGCAACCGCCGCATCGATGAAGCCGCAGGTGTTGACGACCACGAGTTCGGCATCATCGTAGGTGCCGGAAATCTCGTAGCCCTCTGCGCGCAGGCGGGTCAGGATATGTTCTGAATCGACGGTGGCCTTCGGGCAGCCGAGCGATACGAAGCCCACTTTGGGGGCGCCGGAGTGACTCATGCCGATTCACTCCGAAATACG comes from Denitromonas sp. and encodes:
- a CDS encoding FAD-binding oxidoreductase produces the protein MSQPELIDALVACVGQAHVLTTAEDQAPYLTDWRGRYHGTAHAVVRPAATAEVAAVMACCHARGVGVVPQGGNTGLCGGATPREGEHVIVLALDRMRTVRAVDPVDNTMVADAGCTLAQIQQAAADVDRLFPLSLASEGSCQIGGNIATNAGGVHVLRYGNTRQQVLGLEVVLPDGTVWNGLRALLKDNTGYDLKQLFIGAEGTLGVITAAALRLMPRPRQRAVAWLAVVDPDAALKLLAAARDRLGERVSAFELISRSALDVVLRHIPGARAPLAQPAAWSVLLEVSDVAVDTRLDTALEGLAADAFEAGWVEDAAIAASEAQCEALWALRENISEAQRIEGLSIKHDVSLPVSAIPDFLVRAAQAISTGFPVARIVAFGHMGDGNLHYNISSADAESNAALIEQTEAVNRCVHDIIADFDGSISAEHGIGQLKRAEIVRYKSAVELGLMRRIKGAIDPRGLMNPGKVLPDAPDF
- the rimO gene encoding 30S ribosomal protein S12 methylthiotransferase RimO, whose amino-acid sequence is MSHSGAPKVGFVSLGCPKATVDSEHILTRLRAEGYEISGTYDDAELVVVNTCGFIDAAVAESLDAIGEALAENGRVIVTGCLGAKSDVILDAHPQVLAVTGPHATDEVMQAVHAHVPKPHDPFVDLVPAQGIRLTPRHYAYLKISEGCNHRCTFCIIPSMRGDLVSRPIGDVLREAEKLAEAGVKELLVISQDTSGYGVDVKYRTGFWGGKPVKTRLLELANALGELGIWVRMHYVYPYPSVDDLIPLMAEGKILPYLDVPFQHASARILKAMRRPASAENVLERVKKWRSICPDLTIRSTFITGFPGETEADFEELLRFLEMAELDRVGAFAYSPVEGAAANALADPVPEAVRESRRARLMAFQEDISTQRLEAKIGREMTVLVDDVDEDGAIARSPGDAPDIDGVVYIPGAEHLEIGEFARVRITDCDVHDLYADLLPDNARN
- the rssA gene encoding patatin-like phospholipase RssA produces the protein MEEVDQFSSRAAAGASPKLGLALGSGAAKGWAHIGVIRALEREGIRPDVISGCSIGAFVGAAAATGEFEKLARWVEKLSWQTVVSFLDVSLRGGLIKGDRLIDYFEREIAGLGFDELQLPFACVATELRTGREVWLKEGSVARAVRASIAMPGLFTPVAENDRVLVDGGLVNPVPVSLCRAMGADIVIAVDLGSDIVGRARRRLPHGKKPAPEPAADRNWAERLLDRLGLNGGNDEDELSVLDVLNASINIMQVRIARSRLAGEPAEVLIAPRVGQVGPMDYHRAKETIAEGEAAVARMMPAIRYALGHEGVSQ